The following are from one region of the Achromobacter xylosoxidans genome:
- a CDS encoding cytochrome c3 family protein, giving the protein MLGLIKRYWNIIRRPSVHFSLGFLTVGGFIGGILFWGAFNTAMELTNTEKFCTGCHEMRDNVYAELKGTIHFTNRSGVRALCSDCHVPHNWTDKIARKMQASKEVWGKIFGTIDTREKFVEKRLELAQHEWARFKANDSLECRNCHNYEYMDFTRQSPRAQNMHSTYLADKSKTCIDCHKGIAHKLPNMGPGPTSMAPAPAGPAKEVAHAAR; this is encoded by the coding sequence CCAGCGTGCATTTCAGCCTGGGCTTCCTGACGGTCGGCGGATTCATCGGCGGCATCCTGTTCTGGGGCGCCTTCAACACCGCCATGGAACTCACCAACACCGAGAAGTTCTGCACCGGCTGCCACGAGATGCGCGACAACGTGTACGCCGAGTTGAAGGGCACCATCCACTTCACCAACCGCTCCGGCGTGCGGGCGCTGTGCTCGGACTGCCACGTGCCGCACAACTGGACCGACAAGATCGCGCGCAAGATGCAGGCGTCCAAGGAGGTCTGGGGCAAGATCTTCGGCACCATCGACACGCGCGAAAAGTTCGTGGAAAAGCGCCTGGAGCTGGCCCAGCACGAATGGGCGCGCTTCAAGGCCAATGACTCGCTGGAATGCCGCAACTGCCACAACTACGAATACATGGACTTCACGCGCCAGAGTCCGCGCGCGCAGAACATGCATTCGACCTATCTGGCGGACAAGAGCAAGACCTGCATCGACTGCCACAAGGGCATCGCCCACAAGCTGCCCAACATGGGGCCGGGCCCGACCTCCATGGCGCCGGCGCCGGCAGGCCCGGCGAAGGAAGTGGCGCATGCGGCCCGCTGA